The Leadbetterella byssophila DSM 17132 DNA window TCTTAAAAATGTAAAATTTCTACTGCGGTATTTCCCCCTTCGGGCTTGGGAAAGTTTTTGTAATTTTGCAAAATGGAACTACAAAATGATTTGCTGCTTAGGGCAGCCAGAGGAGAAAAAACAGAAAGAGTGCCGGTTTGGATGATGCGTCAAGCTGGTAGAATCCTAAAAGAGTATAGAGAAGTAAGGGCGAAAGCCGGAAGTTTCATAGCTCTAGCTACTACTCCTGAACTTGCTGCAGAAGTAACATTGCAGCCCGTGGATATTTTAGGAGTGGATGCAGCCATTATCTTCTCTGATATTTTAGTAGTTCCTGAGGCCATGGGACTTCCGTATGAAATGGTGGAAGCTAAAGGACCCTATTTTCCAAAAACTGTGAAGACGAAAGAGGATATTGATTTATTGGTCACCACAGAAATGGAAGACAGACTATCTTATGTCTATGAATCCATGGATATTGTAAAAAGAGAGCTTGGAGGAAGAGTACCTTTGATTGGATTTGCAGGTGCTCCTTTTACCATATTTTGCTACATGATTGAAGGCCAAGGTTCTAAGACTTTTTCCAAAGCAAAAAAGGTACTTTACAGTGATCCAGAATTTGCCCATACCTTATTAAATAAGATTACCGAAGCTACTATTTCCTATTTAAAAGGAAAGGTGAAGCACGGTGCGGATTTACTTCAAATCTTTGACTCCTGGGCCGGAGTTTTATCGCCTGCCCAGTATTCGGCCTTTTCTATTCCTTACTTGAAGAGAATTTCAGATGCATTTCCCGAAGTTCCGGTTACTTTATTCTCAAAAGGTGCATTTTTTGCTAGGAAAGACTTGGGCGAATTATCTTGTGATGTTGTAGGATTAGATTGGAACATGGACATCCGGGAGTCCAGGGAGCTTATTCCAAATAAGACTTTGCAAGGAAACCTAGATCCATGTGTGCTTTATAGCCCTTTCTCGGAGGTAGAAAAGCAAACGAAAACCATGGTTCAAGCCTTTGGCAAAGAAAGATATATTGCTAACCTGGGGCATGGAGTGTATCCTGACACAGACCCGGAAAAGGTTAAATGCTTTATTGAGACGGTGAAAGCTTGTTAAAATTTTTGAACCCTCTGTCCGTTTTCATGTAATAAACCATATGTGATGAAGAGATATCTTGTATTCTTTTTGCTTCCGTTTTCCCTCTTAGCTCAGAAGGCAGAGCCTTTGGGAACAGCCGTGAATTCAGAATACAATGAACTACACCCTCTGATAAGTGCAGATGGTAAGACTCTTTTTTTTGTCAGGGCAGGGCATCCTTCTAATACCAAAGGGAAAGAACATTCGAACGATATTTGGTATACAGAAAAAGGTAAAGATGGAAAGTGGGTGAGTGCTAAGCGCATGCCCCGTCAGTTAAATAGAGATAGGTATAACGATCTATTTTATATCTCTCCAGATGGAAATACAGCTATTATTAGAGGAGAATACGAGAAGGGGGTAATAAATATGGATAAAGTGGGGCTTTCTATCATCAAGAAGAAAGGTTC harbors:
- the hemE gene encoding uroporphyrinogen decarboxylase — encoded protein: MELQNDLLLRAARGEKTERVPVWMMRQAGRILKEYREVRAKAGSFIALATTPELAAEVTLQPVDILGVDAAIIFSDILVVPEAMGLPYEMVEAKGPYFPKTVKTKEDIDLLVTTEMEDRLSYVYESMDIVKRELGGRVPLIGFAGAPFTIFCYMIEGQGSKTFSKAKKVLYSDPEFAHTLLNKITEATISYLKGKVKHGADLLQIFDSWAGVLSPAQYSAFSIPYLKRISDAFPEVPVTLFSKGAFFARKDLGELSCDVVGLDWNMDIRESRELIPNKTLQGNLDPCVLYSPFSEVEKQTKTMVQAFGKERYIANLGHGVYPDTDPEKVKCFIETVKAC